One genomic segment of Sanyastnella coralliicola includes these proteins:
- a CDS encoding outer membrane beta-barrel family protein, with protein sequence MSYIIRIGLFLGALLCCISTVMGQSDAKIITGKVIDADSGDGIPYATVVFQLADDSVIGGTSTDESGQFRASVNAEDIKIQISFIGYETLVIENRSLNATENNLGEVGLTRSALALEEAEVAAEKSTVEFKLDKRVFNVGKDISSTGAGALEVLDQVPSVNVDIEGNITLRGNGGVQILIDGKPSVLSDDGANALGTITSDMIEKVEVITNPSAKYEAGGTSGILNIVLKKEEKTGINGSISVNTGIPDNHSIGASLNYRTKKLNLFTQLGGGYRSLPRFNESTNINRLDSTIIESDGVAYRNEQFVNILLGSDFYLNDFNTITISGNYALELEDQPSETDFNFYSIGEEAIPAWERTEVTSAVNPKWRYDVQYEKQFKDDKEHKLQFSALGNFFGKDLESEFTNTALSNAVEDEFQQTASNFFQSDYTFKLDYTDPVSELVTLETGFQYQINDVGNEFKVSDLVDGVWVVDSGLTNTFEWNQKVLGVYGTAAYEKSNWGVKLGLRVENTDLNTFLVDTEEANDQNYTNLFPTAHASWKATERFSLQAGYSRRIFRPRLWDLNPFFNIRNAFNIRQGNPDLQPEFADSYELTAIMLLPKVSLNGSVYHLYTTEVVERVSFFENNVNVTMPLNIGTENKTGIELNGKYEPMKWLTLTGDFNYGFFQRRGEFQDQRFDFNGDQWEGELTAKMKLQKTVDFEVSGEYNSSVITVQGRQSASWSLDLGLRKKLWKGKGVINASVRDLFATRIRETVIDRDDFYLYSFSQRGTFFTLGFSYSFGKGEAMTYSGRVRR encoded by the coding sequence ATGAGCTACATCATTAGAATCGGACTTTTTCTGGGCGCACTCCTGTGCTGCATCAGCACTGTTATGGGTCAATCTGACGCCAAAATCATCACTGGGAAAGTGATCGATGCGGATTCTGGAGATGGGATTCCTTACGCTACAGTGGTCTTCCAATTGGCCGATGATTCAGTCATTGGAGGTACCAGTACCGATGAAAGTGGCCAATTCCGCGCTAGCGTCAATGCTGAAGATATCAAGATTCAGATCTCATTCATTGGATACGAAACACTGGTGATAGAGAATCGAAGTCTGAATGCTACTGAGAATAATCTCGGTGAAGTAGGACTCACTCGTTCCGCGCTAGCGCTAGAAGAAGCAGAAGTAGCAGCCGAGAAATCGACGGTAGAATTCAAGCTCGATAAACGCGTGTTTAACGTAGGTAAAGACATTAGTAGCACGGGAGCGGGTGCATTAGAGGTGCTAGATCAAGTGCCCTCAGTCAACGTTGATATTGAAGGGAATATCACGCTGCGTGGAAATGGCGGTGTACAAATTCTGATTGATGGTAAACCGTCTGTGCTTTCAGATGACGGCGCCAACGCTTTAGGTACCATTACTTCAGATATGATTGAGAAGGTAGAAGTGATCACCAATCCTTCTGCGAAGTATGAGGCCGGTGGGACCTCTGGAATTCTAAATATCGTTCTGAAGAAGGAGGAGAAGACCGGAATTAACGGCTCGATCTCAGTTAATACAGGTATTCCAGACAATCATAGCATTGGAGCTAGTTTGAATTACCGCACCAAAAAACTCAATCTGTTCACGCAATTGGGCGGTGGGTATCGTTCACTTCCAAGGTTTAATGAGAGCACGAATATCAACAGGCTCGACAGCACGATCATTGAGAGTGATGGGGTGGCGTACCGAAACGAGCAGTTTGTAAATATTCTGCTTGGAAGTGACTTCTACTTGAATGATTTCAATACGATTACGATTTCTGGAAACTACGCGCTTGAGTTAGAAGATCAACCTTCTGAAACGGATTTCAATTTCTACAGCATTGGGGAAGAGGCGATTCCAGCATGGGAACGCACAGAAGTGACAAGTGCGGTGAATCCGAAATGGCGTTATGATGTGCAGTACGAGAAGCAGTTCAAAGACGACAAAGAACACAAACTTCAATTCAGTGCACTTGGTAATTTCTTCGGAAAAGACCTTGAATCAGAATTCACCAATACCGCGTTGTCTAATGCAGTTGAAGATGAATTTCAGCAAACGGCATCGAACTTCTTTCAGTCTGATTACACCTTCAAGCTTGATTATACTGATCCTGTGTCTGAGCTGGTAACACTTGAAACGGGCTTTCAATACCAAATCAATGATGTAGGAAATGAATTCAAAGTTTCTGACCTCGTTGATGGAGTATGGGTGGTAGATAGCGGATTGACGAACACCTTTGAATGGAATCAGAAAGTGCTCGGTGTATACGGAACAGCGGCCTATGAAAAGTCAAACTGGGGTGTGAAGCTCGGACTTCGCGTAGAGAACACTGACCTGAATACCTTCCTGGTTGATACCGAAGAGGCGAACGATCAGAACTACACTAATCTCTTTCCGACGGCCCATGCATCGTGGAAAGCGACGGAGCGATTCTCATTGCAGGCAGGATACTCTCGAAGAATTTTCCGTCCGCGTTTATGGGATCTGAATCCATTCTTCAACATCAGAAATGCCTTCAACATTCGTCAAGGAAACCCGGATCTGCAGCCTGAGTTTGCTGATTCCTATGAGTTGACGGCCATCATGCTCCTTCCAAAAGTTTCATTGAACGGAAGTGTATACCATCTCTACACCACCGAGGTAGTTGAACGCGTCTCATTCTTCGAGAACAACGTCAATGTGACGATGCCTTTGAATATCGGAACAGAGAATAAAACAGGGATTGAACTGAACGGAAAGTATGAGCCAATGAAGTGGCTGACCTTGACGGGAGATTTCAATTATGGTTTCTTCCAACGCCGGGGTGAGTTCCAAGACCAGCGTTTTGATTTTAATGGAGATCAGTGGGAAGGCGAGTTGACGGCGAAAATGAAGCTTCAAAAGACCGTTGATTTTGAAGTGTCTGGAGAGTACAACTCAAGCGTAATCACCGTACAAGGAAGGCAATCAGCTTCCTGGAGCCTTGATCTTGGTTTACGTAAAAAGCTATGGAAGGGGAAAGGTGTCATCAACGCAAGCGTGCGAGATCTTTTCGCTACACGAATTCGTGAGACCGTTATTGATCGCGATGACTTCTACCTCTACAGCTTTTCACAGCGTGGAACATTCTTTACCTTAGGTTTTAGCTACAGCTTCGGAAAGGGAGAGGCCATGACATATTCCGGAAGGGTGCGTCGATAA
- a CDS encoding GWxTD domain-containing protein — MAICMQSNAAIRATFDNKQFFVPGGGLLLETHISFDGATLTWAAIDSTSAKATIESTIIISKNDEVVDFRKTVVSSSAQATGSYADFIDLQRFLLDPGSYTIDVELTDVNNPSALPITMKKSVNLFFRTDIPQISSITFVEAYAKATTTSELTKSGFDILPLVSDFFPPTAKQLVFYAEAYNSDKYFTNDDKYLITYALWNEGQAVESTRKYLRKDVATVTPLLERIDLDGLPEGDYRLVIEVRTRDNEEVASQAIGFFKAGQPVSSFTDVESDYMTEPGMAFNNPDSMRMYVDCIYPIAGNIERGTITNLVKTGTTDVQRAYFENFWMSYAPQDPMGEWKKYIRQVWHVNAEYTTPVMPGYRTDRGRVWLQYGKPNTIVMRHNETEVFPYEIWHYYKIGRFNDKRFLFYSRAVSNYDFDLLHSDMLGETKNEDWRSVMRTKNNDLRPTDTQLNSTNQRDTYSFDELEDLFFNPR; from the coding sequence ATGGCCATTTGCATGCAATCAAACGCTGCCATTCGAGCCACATTTGACAACAAACAGTTCTTTGTTCCAGGAGGAGGGCTCTTACTTGAGACCCATATTTCTTTCGATGGCGCTACCCTAACTTGGGCAGCTATTGATAGCACTTCCGCAAAGGCGACCATTGAATCGACGATCATCATCTCAAAAAATGATGAAGTGGTTGATTTTCGTAAAACGGTAGTATCCTCTTCCGCGCAAGCGACAGGGAGCTACGCAGACTTCATAGACTTGCAGCGCTTCTTACTCGATCCAGGATCATATACCATCGACGTAGAGCTCACTGATGTGAACAATCCAAGTGCGCTCCCGATCACGATGAAGAAATCCGTGAACTTGTTTTTCCGAACGGATATTCCTCAGATTTCAAGCATCACTTTTGTTGAGGCCTACGCAAAAGCAACGACCACGAGTGAGTTGACAAAATCAGGGTTCGATATCCTGCCGTTAGTTTCAGACTTCTTCCCTCCTACGGCGAAGCAGTTGGTATTCTACGCTGAGGCCTATAACTCAGACAAGTACTTCACCAACGACGACAAATACCTGATCACGTATGCGTTGTGGAATGAGGGGCAGGCAGTAGAAAGCACGCGCAAGTATTTGCGCAAAGATGTCGCGACCGTAACTCCTCTTCTTGAACGCATTGACCTTGACGGACTTCCTGAGGGAGATTACCGCTTGGTGATTGAAGTGCGCACAAGAGATAATGAAGAGGTGGCTTCACAAGCGATTGGTTTCTTCAAGGCAGGGCAACCTGTCTCAAGCTTTACTGACGTTGAGAGTGATTATATGACGGAGCCTGGAATGGCCTTCAATAACCCTGACAGCATGCGTATGTATGTTGACTGCATCTACCCTATCGCTGGGAACATTGAAAGAGGTACTATCACCAACCTTGTGAAAACGGGCACAACCGACGTACAACGCGCCTACTTTGAGAACTTCTGGATGAGCTATGCTCCACAAGACCCGATGGGTGAATGGAAAAAGTACATCCGTCAAGTTTGGCATGTGAATGCAGAGTATACAACACCTGTAATGCCGGGCTACCGCACTGACCGCGGACGTGTTTGGCTGCAATACGGGAAGCCGAACACCATCGTTATGCGTCATAACGAGACGGAGGTATTCCCTTATGAAATTTGGCACTACTACAAGATTGGTCGATTCAACGACAAGCGATTCTTGTTCTACTCACGTGCCGTGTCTAATTACGATTTCGACCTTTTACATTCTGATATGCTTGGGGAAACGAAGAATGAAGATTGGCGTTCTGTCATGAGAACAAAAAATAACGATCTTCGCCCGACGGATACGCAGCTCAACTCAACCAATCAACGAGACACATACTCGTTTGATGAGCTGGAGGATCTGTTCTTCAACCCGAGATAG
- a CDS encoding glycosyltransferase family 2 protein, with protein MSWRICSSTRDRRVQKIAVAILNWNGRHYLEKFLPSVVQHSRDHAEVWIIDNGSTDDSLELLRTQFPEVKIHENKKNYGFAQGYNEGLKHIQADIYVLLNSDVEVTANWIPPVVEYMESSDLTACQPKILDYNKKEWFEHAGATGGFIDKYGFVFCAGRIFDGFEKDEGQYDENKEVFWASGASLFIRAEKYHLVGGLDEDFFAHMEEIDLCWRLKNRGYKIGACGKSVVYHVGGGTLDKLNPFKTFLNFRNNLFILVKNYHYGSLFMLIMKRLVLDGIAGMRFLTEGKLSYTLAVLKAHGSFYAHLGGMRKKRKDIRSRITEPNRVGWYESSIIVDYYFKKKAHFTELDRTDFPHS; from the coding sequence ATGAGCTGGAGGATCTGTTCTTCAACCCGAGATAGACGAGTGCAGAAAATAGCGGTAGCAATACTTAATTGGAACGGAAGGCATTATCTAGAGAAGTTCCTTCCTTCGGTGGTGCAACACAGCCGCGATCATGCTGAGGTCTGGATCATAGACAATGGGTCTACAGACGATTCGCTCGAATTACTTCGCACTCAATTTCCAGAGGTTAAAATTCACGAGAACAAGAAGAACTATGGCTTTGCTCAGGGTTACAACGAAGGCCTGAAGCATATTCAAGCCGATATCTATGTTCTGCTGAATAGCGACGTCGAAGTGACTGCTAATTGGATTCCGCCAGTAGTGGAATACATGGAGAGTTCAGACCTGACAGCGTGTCAACCGAAAATCCTGGATTACAATAAAAAGGAATGGTTTGAGCACGCGGGAGCAACCGGTGGATTCATCGATAAATATGGCTTCGTATTTTGCGCAGGTCGCATCTTTGATGGATTCGAGAAAGACGAAGGTCAGTACGACGAAAACAAAGAGGTCTTTTGGGCCAGCGGAGCAAGCCTGTTCATACGAGCTGAAAAATACCACCTCGTGGGCGGACTGGATGAAGACTTCTTCGCTCACATGGAGGAAATTGATCTATGCTGGCGTCTGAAGAACCGAGGCTACAAGATTGGAGCTTGCGGCAAGAGTGTAGTCTATCACGTTGGAGGTGGGACCTTAGATAAGCTAAATCCATTCAAGACCTTCTTGAATTTCAGAAACAACCTCTTCATCCTCGTTAAGAATTACCACTACGGCTCCTTATTCATGCTCATCATGAAGCGATTGGTGCTTGATGGTATAGCAGGCATGCGTTTCCTTACAGAAGGAAAACTGAGCTACACCTTAGCTGTGTTGAAAGCTCATGGTTCTTTCTACGCCCATCTTGGTGGAATGCGCAAAAAGCGAAAAGACATCCGTTCACGTATCACTGAACCGAACCGCGTTGGATGGTACGAAAGCAGCATCATTGTCGACTACTATTTCAAGAAGAAAGCCCACTTCACTGAGCTCGATCGGACTGATTTCCCACACTCATAA
- a CDS encoding ComEC/Rec2 family competence protein, whose product MLVVLFIASFLILHRIGRSTSRKQALRSSTACVLFLSLGGASTSVKQHKTIPEEEIETCLVIESFRQSTSSWRAQARCVWDSEPIRLQLIHFRNIDEALTPGDSLWVRGVISPFPGPAYPHAFDPRAFYLSKDVLAQLKVDSFNAVYRAPIRLRATLQAWFQDELIQDDHEEGALLYAMVTGDKQLLSSSIKENFSKSGTMHLLAVSGLHIGLIAALPLYFLKRARKKSVRIIWITITLIITSVFCWFTGTSPSALRATGMVVILCAALGLRKKGNSLNTLATVGLFMIAAQPSVIFKLGFQLSFAAVAGIVLWQTHFRSFFLRCRLPRKVASALGTSVAAQLSTSGLSIFYFRMFPVYFLIANFIMVPLATVTMYVLLLSLSMKALGIPSSWIDQLMYWLSTCMINVSAFIADLPGAVINGIQSSGLEIVLATFFAILIFTIKRRWILKGALMASVLFLYLIRQDPRPQVLFFGGAAKGDIALTINDHSYYLQTKWGKETWATRDWRELNDADWIDLRKDTLVKSNGCLFHRADGVCSVNGLFVAIGNKKIASSLIISGDTITYEQTRWSLYDGPLLLRLNSNRSIGERFYQHRPPIP is encoded by the coding sequence ATGTTGGTTGTTCTTTTTATCGCGTCTTTCCTGATACTGCATCGTATCGGAAGGTCAACCTCAAGAAAACAAGCACTGCGAAGTAGTACAGCCTGCGTTCTCTTTCTTTCCCTAGGTGGCGCTTCCACTTCCGTGAAACAGCACAAAACTATACCAGAAGAGGAAATAGAGACGTGCCTCGTGATTGAATCTTTCAGGCAATCAACGTCCTCTTGGCGTGCCCAAGCTCGATGTGTTTGGGACAGCGAACCGATCAGACTTCAACTTATTCATTTTAGAAATATTGACGAGGCATTGACTCCTGGCGATTCGCTTTGGGTTCGTGGGGTAATTTCGCCCTTCCCTGGCCCAGCCTACCCCCACGCCTTTGATCCCAGGGCGTTCTACCTCTCCAAAGATGTCTTAGCCCAATTGAAGGTTGACTCATTCAACGCCGTCTACCGGGCACCTATCCGTCTGCGAGCGACGTTGCAAGCATGGTTTCAGGATGAACTCATACAAGATGATCATGAAGAAGGAGCATTACTCTATGCCATGGTCACTGGCGATAAGCAATTACTCTCTTCATCTATTAAAGAGAACTTTTCAAAATCAGGCACGATGCATTTGCTCGCCGTCAGTGGACTACATATCGGACTCATTGCTGCTTTGCCTTTGTACTTTCTGAAAAGGGCACGGAAAAAGAGCGTTCGAATCATATGGATCACGATCACTTTGATCATCACATCTGTCTTCTGTTGGTTCACTGGCACCTCTCCCTCAGCGCTAAGAGCAACGGGTATGGTGGTGATTCTATGTGCTGCCTTAGGGCTGAGAAAAAAAGGGAACAGCCTAAACACCTTAGCAACAGTAGGACTCTTCATGATTGCCGCACAGCCCTCAGTAATCTTCAAGCTCGGATTTCAGCTGAGCTTCGCTGCCGTGGCTGGGATCGTACTCTGGCAAACACATTTCAGGTCATTCTTTCTCCGTTGTCGATTGCCTCGCAAGGTTGCGAGCGCATTGGGGACGAGCGTAGCTGCACAATTGAGTACGAGTGGCCTATCTATATTCTACTTCCGAATGTTTCCTGTCTACTTCTTGATAGCGAACTTCATCATGGTACCACTAGCCACTGTTACGATGTACGTGCTGTTGTTATCACTATCGATGAAGGCGCTTGGTATTCCTTCAAGTTGGATAGATCAACTCATGTATTGGCTTAGTACATGTATGATTAATGTATCTGCCTTTATCGCTGATCTGCCGGGAGCGGTGATCAATGGCATTCAATCTTCTGGATTGGAGATTGTCCTTGCGACCTTCTTTGCCATTCTCATCTTCACGATAAAAAGACGATGGATCCTCAAGGGCGCTTTGATGGCCAGTGTTCTCTTTTTGTACCTGATACGACAAGATCCTAGACCGCAAGTTTTATTCTTCGGTGGGGCTGCAAAGGGCGATATAGCACTTACGATCAATGACCATTCATATTACCTACAAACCAAATGGGGCAAAGAAACTTGGGCAACGCGTGATTGGCGTGAACTCAATGACGCCGATTGGATTGATCTTCGAAAAGACACCCTCGTGAAATCGAATGGATGCTTGTTCCATCGAGCAGACGGGGTATGTTCTGTCAATGGTCTATTTGTAGCTATTGGAAACAAAAAGATCGCATCATCACTGATAATCAGCGGAGATACGATCACTTACGAGCAAACCCGATGGTCGCTCTATGATGGTCCGTTGTTGTTGCGGCTTAACTCAAATAGATCAATTGGCGAACGTTTCTATCAACATAGGCCTCCCATTCCATAA
- a CDS encoding response regulator transcription factor, translating to MKTILVIDSDPVTANLTEKFLKNYGYEVEVTSEGKDALDRLNRPRFDLVLSDTQLQGLAGFDILKIMKKCFINTPFVFLTADDDEVTRMEAEALGAARLISKRKEYINLPHILDQLFFSSREMVA from the coding sequence ATGAAAACTATCCTTGTTATCGATTCCGATCCGGTTACAGCAAACCTCACTGAGAAGTTTCTGAAAAACTACGGTTACGAAGTGGAAGTTACTTCCGAAGGAAAAGACGCGCTTGACCGTCTGAATCGACCAAGGTTTGACCTGGTGTTGTCAGATACACAACTTCAAGGTCTCGCAGGATTTGATATTCTCAAGATCATGAAGAAGTGTTTTATCAATACACCATTTGTCTTCCTGACTGCTGACGATGATGAAGTCACACGAATGGAGGCAGAAGCGCTAGGAGCAGCGAGGCTCATTAGCAAGCGGAAAGAATACATCAATCTACCGCACATTTTGGATCAGCTATTCTTTTCATCAAGGGAGATGGTAGCATAG
- a CDS encoding hydroxymethylglutaryl-CoA lyase, with protein sequence MEIKLIECPRDAMQGMKDFVPTATKAAYINSLLKVGFDTIDFGSFVSPKAIPQLRDTAEVLAALDLSHTESKLLAIVANKRGAVDACEFEEIDYLGFPFSISETFQQRNTNSSIEESLSRVEEIQELCTKHGKKAVIYISMAFGNPYGEHWHPDIAIQWSERLHKDLEIDIIALSDTIGVSAPENITPMFQSVIKELPGVEFGAHLHTTPTTWEEKVESAYDAGCRRFDGAIKGFGGCPMAKDELTGNMPTERMVEWFGTKKIPTRVDRDLFELAMNQSASVFG encoded by the coding sequence ATGGAAATCAAGCTCATAGAATGCCCTCGTGACGCCATGCAAGGAATGAAAGACTTCGTTCCTACAGCGACCAAGGCAGCTTACATTAATAGCCTACTCAAGGTGGGCTTTGACACCATTGACTTTGGGAGCTTCGTCTCGCCTAAGGCGATTCCACAACTAAGAGACACAGCTGAAGTACTGGCGGCTTTGGATTTGAGTCATACGGAATCAAAGTTGCTAGCCATCGTTGCTAACAAGCGAGGAGCTGTTGATGCATGTGAGTTTGAGGAAATCGATTACCTAGGCTTCCCCTTCTCCATCTCAGAGACCTTTCAGCAACGAAATACAAACTCTTCCATCGAAGAATCACTGTCACGTGTTGAGGAAATTCAAGAGCTATGTACAAAGCACGGCAAAAAGGCTGTGATCTACATCTCAATGGCTTTTGGGAATCCATACGGTGAGCATTGGCATCCAGACATAGCCATTCAATGGAGTGAGCGTTTGCACAAAGATTTAGAGATCGACATTATCGCGCTCAGTGATACCATCGGTGTTTCTGCACCAGAGAATATCACCCCGATGTTCCAATCCGTCATTAAGGAACTGCCTGGAGTAGAGTTTGGCGCGCATTTGCATACGACTCCTACAACGTGGGAAGAGAAAGTTGAATCTGCTTATGACGCAGGATGTCGAAGATTCGACGGTGCTATCAAAGGCTTTGGTGGTTGTCCGATGGCGAAAGACGAGCTCACAGGGAACATGCCAACGGAACGAATGGTGGAATGGTTTGGCACAAAAAAAATCCCTACCAGGGTGGATAGAGATCTATTTGAGTTAGCCATGAACCAATCAGCCAGTGTATTTGGCTAA
- a CDS encoding class I SAM-dependent methyltransferase, whose amino-acid sequence MSEEHLQDWFFEWFNSPYYHLLYGNRSDEEAASFVQQLMRHIHQEYFEAQALSELSVLDLACGKGRHARAMYELGMNVMGVDLAEDSIKEAKEMSSPSIAFEVADMRSFSLARNFNIVTNLFTSFGYFDDESENQRVIAQVKKHLTGNGIFVIDFLNLDYVRATLVEQEVKEVGGVSFHIRRRIHGGHILKDIEFSDKGKDYHYQERVQAIDAEQMRGLLEGEGFEIQAVYGSYALEEHSADSNRLIMIARK is encoded by the coding sequence ATGTCAGAAGAACACCTACAAGATTGGTTTTTTGAGTGGTTTAACTCTCCTTACTACCACCTCCTATACGGGAATCGTAGCGATGAAGAGGCGGCTTCTTTTGTGCAGCAATTGATGAGACATATTCACCAAGAGTATTTTGAAGCGCAGGCTTTAAGTGAGCTAAGCGTTCTCGATTTGGCATGCGGTAAGGGGCGTCATGCTCGTGCTATGTACGAGCTCGGTATGAATGTCATGGGGGTTGATCTTGCTGAAGACAGTATCAAAGAAGCCAAGGAAATGTCATCTCCTTCCATCGCCTTTGAGGTTGCTGATATGCGTTCTTTCTCGCTAGCGCGGAATTTTAATATCGTAACCAATCTGTTTACGAGCTTCGGATACTTCGATGATGAATCGGAGAATCAACGAGTGATTGCCCAAGTAAAGAAGCACTTGACCGGGAATGGCATCTTCGTGATCGATTTCTTGAACCTTGACTATGTGCGCGCAACCTTAGTTGAACAAGAGGTAAAAGAAGTCGGAGGGGTGAGTTTCCATATTAGAAGAAGAATCCACGGCGGTCATATTCTGAAGGACATCGAGTTCTCTGACAAAGGAAAGGACTACCACTACCAAGAGCGTGTTCAGGCGATAGATGCAGAGCAAATGCGAGGCTTACTAGAAGGAGAGGGATTTGAGATTCAGGCTGTCTATGGTTCATATGCTTTAGAAGAACATAGCGCAGATTCGAATCGTTTGATTATGATTGCACGGAAATGA
- a CDS encoding SiaB family protein kinase — protein MKKSGEIFQEFSRFSDDSVMLAFRGEVSGTLLDSLLEIAEKRLHHLGCEKPTRKKAFNILVECLQNLFVHGNEDSPEEESSGVIIMMASDDGISIATGNSIDKNAAEMLKSRLERLEALPKELIREEYKEQLVNGKFSNVGGAGLGFLDIARKSGRQMEYQFSPIDDERLFFTFNVKVS, from the coding sequence GTGAAGAAATCAGGAGAAATATTTCAAGAGTTCAGTCGCTTCAGCGACGATAGCGTAATGCTTGCTTTCCGTGGGGAAGTATCAGGAACTCTGCTCGATTCACTGCTAGAGATTGCTGAAAAGCGATTACATCATCTAGGGTGTGAAAAGCCAACGCGTAAGAAAGCCTTCAACATTCTTGTGGAATGCTTACAGAATCTGTTCGTCCATGGAAATGAAGACTCGCCAGAAGAAGAATCTTCTGGGGTAATTATTATGATGGCCTCTGATGACGGTATCAGTATCGCTACCGGAAATAGTATTGATAAGAACGCTGCTGAGATGCTGAAAAGCAGACTAGAACGACTTGAAGCATTGCCGAAGGAGCTGATTCGAGAAGAATACAAAGAACAGCTTGTTAATGGAAAGTTCAGTAATGTAGGTGGAGCAGGCCTCGGTTTTCTCGATATTGCGCGTAAATCGGGAAGGCAGATGGAGTATCAGTTCTCTCCGATTGATGATGAGCGTTTATTCTTTACTTTCAACGTAAAAGTATCCTGA
- a CDS encoding DUF1987 domain-containing protein, translated as MEDIKIEGTPKTPSVDFKAGDGTLEIKGRSIPENSIEFYKPLMDWIEHYAKTPQDKSTVNIQLEYFNTSSSKCILDLFKKLEAINNEIVINWYYEEDDEDMLEAGEDYDAIINIPFKMIEVEEI; from the coding sequence ATGGAAGATATCAAGATCGAAGGCACACCGAAAACACCATCGGTTGACTTCAAAGCCGGAGATGGCACACTCGAGATCAAAGGAAGATCTATTCCAGAAAACTCAATTGAGTTCTACAAACCTTTGATGGACTGGATCGAGCATTATGCCAAGACTCCTCAGGACAAGTCTACTGTCAATATTCAATTAGAGTACTTCAATACAAGTAGCTCTAAGTGTATTCTTGACCTGTTTAAGAAACTAGAAGCGATCAACAACGAGATCGTAATCAACTGGTACTATGAAGAGGATGATGAAGATATGCTCGAGGCCGGTGAAGATTACGATGCGATCATTAATATTCCTTTCAAGATGATCGAAGTAGAAGAGATCTAA